A genome region from Ferrimicrobium acidiphilum DSM 19497 includes the following:
- the arc gene encoding proteasome ATPase has translation MVDRRDPNEEQLTAQERQTVDALQLEIQELRRRMSDAPSRERALEEKLLEVSGALSQLQAKNEKLTFTLQQAREHIANLREEVEKLTQPPAAYGVFIGTNDDGTVDIFSSGRKMKVAVHPDISPVDLRHGQEVTLNESFAVIGVREHDRSGEVAMVKDVLDDGERVIVVGRGDDERVALLSGVLRESRIRVGDSVMVDPRSSMVLELLPKPEVEELALEEVPDISYSDIGGLDRQIEEIQDAVELPFLYRDLFSNYRLPAPKGILLYGPPGCGKTLIAKAVANSLAKKIEQTSGRSVKSYFLNVKGPELLNKYVGETERQIRLIFQRAREKAEEGMPVIVFFDEMDSLFRTRGSGISSDMESTVVPQLLAEIDGVETLRNVIVIGASNREDLIDPAILRPGRLDVKIKIQRPDMKAASQIFSRYLTHDLPIDKNEVDRLGNGDAELAVKRMIETTVETMYAAVDANRFLEVTYQNGEKEILYFKDFSSGAMIENIVRRAKKLAIKREIAGDPPGINQEDLLVSIAKEFKEHEDLPNTTNPDDWAKISGKKGERIVFMRILLSQEEGSEGGRAIERVATGQYL, from the coding sequence ATGGTCGATCGCAGAGATCCTAACGAGGAACAGTTGACAGCGCAAGAGCGACAGACGGTAGATGCGCTTCAACTTGAGATTCAAGAACTTAGGCGTCGGATGAGTGACGCGCCTTCGCGCGAGCGCGCATTGGAGGAGAAGCTCCTAGAGGTATCAGGTGCGCTCTCGCAGCTTCAGGCAAAGAACGAGAAGTTGACGTTCACGCTGCAGCAGGCTAGAGAGCACATTGCAAACCTACGCGAGGAGGTCGAGAAATTAACACAACCTCCGGCGGCCTATGGAGTCTTTATCGGCACTAATGACGATGGGACGGTAGATATTTTCTCGTCTGGGCGCAAGATGAAGGTGGCGGTTCACCCCGACATCTCTCCTGTAGATCTTCGGCATGGGCAAGAGGTTACGCTCAATGAGTCCTTCGCGGTCATTGGGGTGCGCGAACATGACCGAAGCGGCGAAGTAGCGATGGTCAAGGACGTTTTGGACGACGGGGAACGTGTGATAGTCGTCGGACGTGGAGACGACGAACGCGTTGCTCTCTTGAGCGGGGTATTGCGAGAGAGCCGGATTCGTGTGGGTGACAGCGTTATGGTTGATCCACGCTCGTCGATGGTGCTTGAGCTGCTCCCTAAGCCAGAAGTCGAGGAGCTCGCCCTTGAAGAGGTCCCAGACATCAGTTACTCTGATATCGGTGGACTTGACCGTCAGATCGAGGAGATCCAAGACGCAGTAGAGTTGCCATTTTTATATCGGGATTTATTTTCTAACTATCGCTTGCCGGCTCCAAAGGGTATCTTGCTTTACGGCCCTCCGGGTTGTGGTAAGACCTTGATTGCAAAGGCGGTGGCGAACTCGTTAGCAAAGAAGATCGAACAGACCTCCGGTCGAAGTGTGAAAAGTTACTTCCTGAATGTCAAGGGCCCTGAGCTCCTCAACAAGTATGTCGGTGAGACCGAGCGCCAAATCAGGTTGATTTTCCAACGTGCGAGAGAGAAGGCGGAGGAGGGGATGCCGGTTATCGTCTTCTTTGATGAGATGGACTCTCTTTTCCGGACGCGAGGGAGCGGTATTAGTTCGGATATGGAGTCAACGGTCGTGCCTCAGTTGCTTGCGGAGATCGATGGGGTGGAGACGCTTCGCAACGTTATCGTTATTGGTGCGTCTAACCGCGAGGATTTGATCGACCCCGCTATTCTCAGGCCAGGCAGGTTGGATGTGAAAATCAAGATCCAGCGTCCAGACATGAAGGCGGCGAGTCAGATCTTCTCGCGTTACCTTACCCATGACCTGCCGATAGACAAGAACGAGGTTGACCGTCTCGGAAACGGTGACGCTGAGTTAGCTGTCAAGCGGATGATCGAGACGACTGTCGAGACCATGTATGCAGCAGTAGATGCGAATCGCTTCCTTGAGGTCACCTATCAGAATGGAGAGAAGGAGATACTCTACTTCAAGGATTTCTCATCTGGGGCGATGATCGAGAATATCGTGCGACGCGCCAAGAAGCTGGCTATCAAGCGGGAGATCGCAGGGGACCCCCCTGGTATCAACCAAGAGGACCTATTGGTGTCTATCGCCAAAGAGTTCAAAGAACATGAGGATCTGCCGAACACGACCAACCCGGATGATTGGGCAAAGATCTCTGGCAAGAAGGGGGAACGAATTGTGTTTATGCGAATCCTCTTGTCGCAAGAGGAGGGTTCAGAAGGAGGGCGCGCGATTGAGCGAGTAGCCACCGGACAGTACCTGTAG
- the dop gene encoding depupylase/deamidase Dop, translated as MPIPKVLGIETEYGIVVAGAPEANPITTSSTLINAYVSSLADRVEWDFVDESPGVDARGFALEGGSGIELDTHLVNAVLTNGARLYVDHAHPEYSSPECISPSQALLYDKAGEEVVIRAMANAKRMLPSGQEIVAYKNNSDRKGNSYGCHENYLVDRDVPFQKIVSELVPFFVTRQIIIGAGKVGSEFPGKAGSKVAFQLSQRADFFEEEVGLETTLKRPIINTRDEPHSDGQRFRRLHVILGDANLSETSTWLKLGLTAIVLAMIEDGFLQDLKIELADSVTSLREISWDPTLTGTVLLRDGRRLRALEIQQAYLEHALEHAEHYGMEYLGNSTDGPALLREWERVLAALEHDPMTLADSLDWVAKWQVVQGYQQRHGADKQDPRLAAIDLQYHDMRPEKSLFRRLPMRRILDDTDVKAAVTNPPPDTRAYFRGTCLARFPGSIAAANWDSIIFDLGTDPLRRVPMMDPLRGTEGHVGELLRRVKSAAELVEALGS; from the coding sequence ATGCCAATACCAAAAGTGCTCGGCATAGAGACTGAATACGGAATTGTTGTCGCCGGGGCGCCGGAGGCCAACCCGATCACGACTTCATCTACGTTGATCAATGCCTACGTCTCGTCGCTGGCTGATCGCGTCGAGTGGGACTTTGTCGACGAGTCGCCAGGGGTAGATGCCCGTGGTTTTGCTCTTGAAGGAGGTTCAGGCATCGAGCTTGACACTCATTTGGTGAATGCGGTGTTGACCAATGGAGCTCGACTCTATGTTGATCATGCTCACCCGGAGTATTCGTCACCGGAGTGCATCTCGCCATCGCAAGCCCTCCTCTATGACAAAGCGGGTGAGGAGGTGGTTATCCGCGCTATGGCGAATGCTAAGCGAATGCTCCCATCTGGTCAGGAGATCGTGGCCTACAAGAACAACTCCGACCGCAAGGGTAACTCCTATGGCTGCCATGAGAATTATCTTGTTGACAGGGACGTTCCCTTCCAGAAGATCGTAAGTGAGCTCGTACCTTTTTTTGTTACCAGGCAGATCATCATAGGAGCTGGAAAGGTTGGCTCCGAGTTTCCAGGTAAAGCGGGTTCGAAGGTAGCGTTCCAGCTTTCACAACGCGCGGACTTTTTCGAGGAGGAGGTTGGCCTCGAGACGACGTTGAAGCGTCCTATCATCAACACCCGTGACGAGCCCCACTCCGATGGGCAGCGCTTTCGTCGTCTACACGTTATCTTGGGAGACGCGAACCTGTCGGAGACCTCGACATGGCTAAAGCTCGGCTTAACCGCGATTGTGTTAGCCATGATTGAAGATGGATTCCTTCAGGATTTGAAGATCGAGTTGGCCGATTCGGTTACATCTTTGCGTGAGATCTCTTGGGATCCAACGCTTACAGGGACGGTTCTACTTCGGGATGGTCGCCGTTTGCGAGCCCTTGAGATTCAGCAGGCCTACCTCGAGCACGCTCTCGAACACGCTGAACACTATGGTATGGAGTACCTAGGCAATAGTACGGATGGTCCAGCTCTTCTTCGAGAGTGGGAGCGGGTTCTGGCTGCCCTTGAGCATGATCCTATGACGCTGGCGGATAGCTTAGATTGGGTGGCCAAGTGGCAGGTGGTACAGGGGTACCAGCAACGTCATGGTGCAGACAAACAAGACCCTAGACTAGCGGCGATCGACCTCCAGTATCACGATATGAGGCCGGAGAAGTCATTATTTCGACGGTTGCCAATGCGACGGATACTCGATGATACGGATGTGAAGGCTGCGGTAACCAATCCCCCTCCAGATACACGTGCTTATTTTCGCGGCACCTGCTTAGCAAGATTTCCTGGGTCAATTGCGGCGGCGAACTGGGACTCAATTATTTTTGACCTTGGGACCGACCCATTGCGACGAGTTCCGATGATGGACCCGTTGCGGGGCACAGAGGGTCATGTTGGCGAACTTCTGCGTCGCGTGAAGAGTGCAGCAGAGTTAGTCGAGGCATTAGGTTCGTAA
- a CDS encoding ubiquitin-like protein Pup translates to MAEREQVRKSSPSREEVTEEEVAPSAERSDQLKAELDDILDEIDEVLEDNAEEFVRNYVQKGGQ, encoded by the coding sequence ATGGCTGAACGTGAACAAGTGCGAAAATCGTCACCGAGCCGTGAAGAGGTCACGGAAGAGGAGGTTGCGCCCTCGGCCGAGCGCTCTGATCAGCTGAAGGCTGAACTTGACGACATTCTTGACGAGATTGATGAGGTTCTTGAGGATAACGCTGAGGAGTTTGTTCGTAACTACGTACAAAAGGGTGGACAGTAG
- the prcB gene encoding proteasome subunit beta, whose product MALPLFDVVRDPGPDFVGLLGLLDERGARDGQGQGAASPVGGVPHGTTIAAARFRDGVVIAGDRRATEGNIIANRTIEKVFPADRFSAVAIAGAAGPAIEMVRLFQVQLEHYEKVEGSVLSLEGKANQLAQMIRGNLGMAMQGLAVVPLFAGWDLHRSQGRIFTYDIAGGKYEEEAFAATGSGGRDARATLRLGFRPGMSRDDIVRLVTKALFEAAQEDSATGGPDLLRGIFPVIGVIDESGYQRVADEELIALARELETELTTRRHPE is encoded by the coding sequence TTGGCCTTGCCATTGTTTGATGTAGTGAGGGATCCAGGTCCCGATTTTGTCGGGCTGCTGGGGCTCCTCGATGAGCGTGGTGCTCGAGATGGACAGGGCCAGGGCGCTGCCAGCCCCGTGGGCGGTGTTCCGCATGGGACCACCATCGCCGCTGCACGCTTTCGCGACGGTGTGGTCATAGCTGGCGATCGCCGGGCAACAGAGGGAAATATCATCGCAAACCGTACGATAGAGAAGGTCTTTCCTGCCGATCGCTTCTCGGCTGTTGCTATTGCGGGAGCGGCAGGACCTGCGATTGAGATGGTCCGCCTGTTCCAGGTGCAACTTGAGCACTATGAGAAGGTCGAGGGTTCGGTGCTTTCGCTCGAAGGAAAGGCGAACCAGCTCGCACAGATGATTCGTGGAAATCTCGGGATGGCGATGCAAGGACTTGCCGTGGTCCCACTCTTTGCAGGATGGGATCTTCATCGTAGCCAAGGGCGGATCTTCACTTATGATATCGCGGGTGGTAAGTACGAAGAGGAGGCGTTTGCTGCGACCGGCTCGGGAGGGCGCGACGCTCGAGCGACTCTTCGCCTGGGATTTCGTCCGGGGATGAGCCGTGACGACATCGTGCGTCTGGTGACCAAGGCACTTTTTGAAGCAGCTCAAGAGGACTCGGCCACTGGTGGCCCCGATCTCCTGCGTGGAATTTTTCCAGTGATTGGTGTGATCGACGAATCAGGTTATCAGCGAGTGGCTGACGAGGAGCTTATAGCGCTCGCTCGAGAGCTAGAGACGGAGCTTACGACGAGGAGGCACCCAGAATGA
- the prcA gene encoding proteasome subunit alpha has protein sequence MSMPFYVAPEQMMKDRADYARKGIARGRALIGAVYETGILLCAENPSRSLHKVSEIYDRIAFAGVGKYNEFDQLRVAGIRHADTKGFAYARDDVDARSLANLYAQYLGQVFTHEVKPLEVEILVAELGAAGKEAQLFHILYDGTVVDEQKFAVIGGDSDTISERFEGSYREVRGLQETLQACVAALGEEERPLVYQDLEVAVLEDRGERRTFRRIAGSELQNLLGDVD, from the coding sequence ATGAGCATGCCGTTCTACGTTGCTCCAGAGCAGATGATGAAGGATCGTGCTGATTACGCACGCAAGGGGATTGCCCGAGGACGCGCGCTGATTGGTGCAGTCTATGAGACTGGGATTTTGTTGTGTGCTGAGAATCCATCACGGTCGCTCCACAAGGTATCTGAGATCTATGACCGGATTGCCTTTGCCGGGGTTGGTAAATACAATGAGTTTGACCAGCTGCGGGTTGCTGGCATACGTCATGCCGACACCAAGGGTTTCGCCTATGCTCGCGATGATGTTGATGCACGGAGTCTTGCTAACCTCTATGCGCAGTATCTCGGCCAGGTTTTTACACACGAGGTAAAACCACTCGAGGTTGAGATCCTGGTCGCCGAGCTGGGTGCCGCCGGCAAGGAGGCACAGTTGTTTCACATCCTCTACGACGGTACTGTCGTCGATGAACAGAAGTTTGCTGTGATTGGTGGTGATTCTGATACGATCTCAGAACGTTTCGAGGGCAGCTACCGTGAGGTTAGAGGTCTACAGGAGACACTTCAAGCTTGCGTCGCCGCCCTTGGGGAGGAGGAGCGCCCTCTTGTCTACCAAGATCTAGAGGTTGCAGTACTTGAGGATCGCGGGGAGCGCCGGACCTTTCGAAGGATCGCTGGTAGTGAGTTGCAAAACCTGTTGGGTGACGTTGATTGA
- the pafA gene encoding Pup--protein ligase, with the protein MDRRIFGIENEYGVTCTLRGQRRLSPDEVARYLFRRVVSWGRSSNVFLENGARLYLDVGSHPEYATPECDSLEDLISHDKAGELILESLAYSAEVRMREEGIRGSVYLLKNNTDSAGNSYGCHENFLTLRVDDLSRLVEVLIPFLVTRQIYAGAGKVLLTSRGPVYTLSQRAEHIWEGVSSATTRSRPIINTRDEPHADAERFRRLHVIVGDSNMSQWATFLKVGAMSLVLRLLEHDVVLRDLSMENPIRAIREISHDQSLTKRVRLINGREMTALEIQESYYERVQRFCAKHSVPPDEERALSMWGEALELLRNDPLKLDGRVDWVTKYRLIEEYRTRHELPLSHPQVSLLDLQYHDISRRRSVYYKLVEHGRTVELVDEERIKRSVDVPPQTTRARLRGEFIAAAKAHHRDYTVDWVHLKLNDQAQRTVMLKDPFASYDDRVERLIAGL; encoded by the coding sequence CTGGATCGTAGAATCTTCGGAATTGAGAATGAGTACGGAGTTACCTGTACTCTGCGAGGTCAGCGTCGTCTTAGTCCTGATGAAGTGGCACGTTACCTTTTCCGTCGGGTGGTGAGCTGGGGACGATCCTCCAATGTCTTTCTCGAGAACGGTGCGCGATTGTACCTCGATGTAGGCAGTCATCCCGAGTATGCCACCCCAGAGTGCGATTCTCTTGAGGACCTCATAAGTCACGACAAGGCAGGTGAACTGATCCTTGAGTCGTTGGCCTACTCAGCCGAGGTGCGCATGCGTGAGGAGGGTATTCGGGGTTCGGTGTATCTCTTGAAGAACAACACGGACTCGGCCGGTAACTCCTACGGATGCCACGAGAATTTCCTGACGTTGCGTGTCGATGACCTCTCCCGTCTAGTTGAGGTTCTTATACCCTTCCTTGTCACCCGGCAAATTTATGCTGGTGCTGGCAAAGTCCTGCTGACCTCTCGAGGGCCGGTCTACACGCTTTCACAGCGAGCCGAGCATATTTGGGAGGGGGTATCTTCGGCCACAACCCGCTCGCGTCCTATCATCAACACTCGTGATGAGCCTCACGCCGATGCGGAACGCTTCCGACGTCTGCACGTTATTGTCGGTGATTCCAACATGTCACAATGGGCCACCTTTCTAAAAGTGGGTGCGATGTCGCTAGTCTTGCGTCTGCTCGAGCATGACGTCGTTCTACGCGATCTCTCCATGGAGAATCCGATCCGAGCTATCAGGGAGATCTCGCATGATCAGTCGCTGACCAAGAGAGTGCGATTGATCAATGGTAGAGAGATGACGGCGTTGGAGATTCAAGAGAGCTATTACGAGCGAGTCCAACGCTTTTGCGCCAAGCACTCAGTCCCACCTGATGAGGAGCGTGCTCTCTCGATGTGGGGAGAGGCATTGGAGCTCCTACGCAACGATCCTCTCAAGCTTGACGGCCGTGTCGACTGGGTGACGAAGTATCGGTTGATTGAGGAGTATCGGACCCGTCATGAGTTGCCGCTTTCACATCCACAGGTGTCGTTGCTAGACCTGCAGTACCATGATATTAGCCGTCGCCGAAGTGTCTATTACAAGCTTGTTGAGCATGGTAGGACGGTTGAGCTGGTCGACGAAGAGCGTATCAAGCGGTCGGTGGATGTTCCTCCGCAGACGACACGCGCACGATTACGAGGAGAGTTCATCGCAGCCGCCAAGGCGCATCATCGCGATTACACCGTGGATTGGGTGCACTTGAAGTTGAACGATCAGGCACAACGAACTGTGATGTTGAAAGACCCGTTTGCGTCCTATGACGATCGTGTGGAGAGGTTGATCGCGGGACTATGA
- the lepB gene encoding signal peptidase I, whose amino-acid sequence MSEQAVDGAPSEPKSARKRHGLRNWLIVVVVALMAAIIVRAYVFESFFVPSGSMIPTIEIGDHMIVDKLSYHLHRVGFGNIIVFHKPANDPTTANIHYLVKRVIGLPGQTIWSHNGKVYINGKPIAEPFLPKGVQTHGIHTATGAPIHIPKNEYYVLGDNRGNSADSRVFGAIPGSLIVGRVILIYWPLSHWHYF is encoded by the coding sequence ATGAGCGAACAAGCCGTTGACGGAGCGCCCTCAGAGCCTAAATCCGCGCGGAAGCGCCACGGTTTACGTAATTGGCTGATTGTCGTCGTTGTCGCGTTGATGGCGGCGATCATCGTGCGTGCTTACGTCTTTGAGTCGTTTTTCGTCCCGTCGGGCTCGATGATACCCACCATCGAGATCGGCGATCATATGATCGTTGACAAGCTCAGCTATCACCTGCATCGCGTTGGCTTTGGCAACATCATCGTATTTCATAAGCCAGCCAACGACCCCACTACCGCCAATATCCACTATCTGGTAAAGCGCGTGATTGGGCTACCGGGTCAGACTATCTGGAGCCACAATGGCAAGGTGTACATCAATGGCAAGCCGATTGCAGAGCCGTTCCTGCCAAAGGGAGTGCAGACACATGGCATTCACACGGCCACTGGGGCACCAATCCATATCCCAAAGAATGAGTACTATGTATTGGGCGATAATCGGGGGAACTCGGCTGACTCGCGCGTATTTGGGGCTATACCTGGTTCGCTTATCGTTGGGAGAGTAATTCTGATCTACTGGCCTCTGTCACACTGGCACTACTTCTGA